A region from the Oncorhynchus keta strain PuntledgeMale-10-30-2019 chromosome 5, Oket_V2, whole genome shotgun sequence genome encodes:
- the LOC118384598 gene encoding casein kinase I-like, with protein sequence MDLRVGNKYRLGRKIGSGSFGDIYLGANIATGEEVAIKLECVKTKHPQLHIESKFYKMMQGGVGIPSIKWCGAEGDYNVMVMELLGPSLEDLFNFCSRKFSLKTVLLLADQMISRIEYIHSKNFIHRDVKPDNFLMGLGKKGNLVYIIDFGLAKKYRDARTHQHIPYRENKNLTGTARYASINTHLGIEQSRRDDLESLGYVLMYFNLGSLPWQGLKAATKRQKYERISEKKMSTPIEVLCKGYPSEFSTYLNFCRSLRFDDKPDYSYLRQLFRNLFHRQGFSYDYVFDWNMLKFGASRTAEDGERRGADERDERIVGGPRGSAARGLPPGPNPPAVNRVRNGPEQAISNPASRVQQSGNTSPRAISRAERERKVSMRLHRGAPANVSSSDLTARLDQSRISTSQVSMPFEHLGK encoded by the exons ATGGATCTGAGAGTGGGGAACAAGTACCGACTGGGACGGAAAATAGGGAGTGGGTCCTTTGGAGACATTTACCTTG GTGCCAACATTGCCACGGGCGAGGAGGTGGCCATTAAGTTGGAATGTGTGAAGACCAAACACCCACAGCTGCACATCGAGAGCAAGTTCTACAAGATGatgcagggaggag TGGGGATTCCCTCGATAAAGTGGTGCGGGGCAGAGGGAGACTACAATGTCATGGTGATGGAGCTCCTGGGCCCCAGTCTGGAAGACCTCTTCAACTTCTGTTCCCGCAAGTTCAGCCTCAAAACGGTGCTACTGTTGGCAGACCAGATG aTCAGTCGCATCGAGTACATCCACTCCAAGAACTTCATCCATCGTGACGTCAAGCCCGACAACTTCCTCATGGGGCTTGGGAAGAAGGGCAACCTAGTGTACATCATCGACTTTGGCCTGGCCAAGAAGTACAGAGATGCCCGCACACACCAGCACATCCCCTACAGGGAGAACAAGAACCTGACAGGCACTGCGCGCTACGCGTCCATCAACACCCACCTGGGCATCG AGCAGTCTCGGCGTGATGACCTGGAGTCTCTGGGATATGTCCTCATGTACTTCAACCTGGGCTCTCTGCCCTGGCAAGGCCTCAAAGCCGCCACAAAGAGGCAGAAGTACGAACGCATCAGCGAGAAAAAAATGTCCACTCCCATCGAAGTGCTCTGCAAAGGATACCCCT CCGAGTTCTCCACCTACCTGAATTTCTGCCGCTCGTTGCGCTTTGACGACAAGCCAGACTACTCATACCTTCGGCAACTCTTCAGGAATCTGTTCCACAGACAAGGCTTCTCCTATGACTACGTATTTGACTGGAACATGCTCAAATTT GGTGCCAGTAGGACAGCAGAAGACGGCGAGAGGAGGGGAGCTGATGAAAGAGACGAGCGTATCGTAGGAGGCCCTCGGGGATCCGCTGCACGGGGTCTCCCGCCAGGGCCAAACCCACCAGCTGTCAACAGAGTTAGGAATGGACCAGAGCAGGCCATCTCTAACCCCGCCTCACGGGTGCAGCAGTCTG GGAACACGTCACCGCGGGCTATCTCTCGCGCTGAGCGTGAGCGGAAGGTGAGCATGCGGCTCCACCGAGGAGCCCCCGCAAATGTGTCATCCTCTGACCTTACAGCCCGTCTTGACCAATCCCGAATTTCCACATCGCAG gtcAGCATGCCATTTGAGCACCTGGGGAAGTGA